The sequence below is a genomic window from Coffea arabica cultivar ET-39 chromosome 4c, Coffea Arabica ET-39 HiFi, whole genome shotgun sequence.
GGCACAAAGCTCCGCCATCGCAAAAACCTGCACCTGCTTTACCATCGTCTTTTTCTCTGCCCTGAAACAAAAAATGGccaaggcagaaatgggaaGCGATAGTGAAGCGGAGAAAACGGCGCAGAAGGAGAAGGACAAGAAGAAGTTAGCGGGGCTTGCCCCAATTGCTAAACCCCTGGCCGGTAAAAAACTCTGTAAACGCACCCTCAAGCTCGTCCGACGTGGTAAAGATCTCAATTTCCATTGAAAACGTGATTATTTTTGTGGATTTTgtttaaatttcaattaaagTTGTGGGTTTTTCTGGGTTTCAGCTGCAGAGCACAAGTGCTTGAAAAGAGGGGTTAAAGAGGTAGTGAAAAGCATTCGCCGCGGCAATAAAGGGTCAGTCCAAGTTTggatttttattgttttcttaGTGTTTTTCCTGATGTTTAATACCTGTTTATAAAGGTGTTACTACCCAAGCATTGATATCTTTAATGGAGATAATAGAAATTTTGTTGGATTTACTTCCGAAAATTATAAGTAAATTGCGCAAGTGTTTTTGTTAGTTCAAACTATCTATTTTTACAGAATGAAAAGACCAGTTTTCTTTATGTTAGCGTagataatttattttaaacaGGAAATCCGAtcattttgccttttttttgaATAGCTAACTATTAGTGCCATGACTACATGATTTAGCATCTTAAAGTTGTAGAAAAAGGCAGCATTTTGTAGCACTCTGAATTGGAACATGCCTGTCTTTATGCATTTAACCTGGGAAGTTCCAAGGCTGACTATTTTTGCAAAGCTTGAAACTTGGGGATTTGTTGGTTATAATTTGTCTTAAAAACATTTGTTGGACTATTGTCTTAAGTTTTGTACAAGTTCCATTGCTTTTAGATGCAATCTGGATACCTAAATGCATCTTTATAATATGGTTTATCTGTGCTATGGTATGTTCTGTATCAAAGTGTTCTCACAGATTTGTAATCTGGAGTTGCTTTTAATTGGAAAAtatcaatttttccttttgatgAGTGCAGATTATGTGTTATAGCTGGAAATATATCTCCTATAGATGTTATCACTCATGTTCCAATCCTGTGTGAAGAATCTGATATTCCATACATCTATGTGCCCTCCAAAGAAGTAAGTTGATTTCTAATCATCTTCATGTTTTCTGGTTATGTGTCTCTTTTACACCATGTTTATATTTATAAAGATTCTCTATGCATTGGTGCGGTCAGCGTGTCttgcatttattttttaatttgtgcaTTTTATTGCGACACCCACGAAAATGAAGACAAAagccaagagaagaaagagacAAGGGGTCATGAGACTTCCAGAATGTTTCTCTTTTAATCCTCTGGAACTCTTTTTGGTGTCTTATGTGAACTTTGTgaatattaagaaaaaaaataagaaatttgagagagagcgggggggtggggggggtgGGGAAGGGGGAGAGAGAAGAGATGGTTCTGCATTAGTGTGCTTACCCTGTAGTTcctgtagtttttttttttttttaataatccaAATTGTTGCCTCTGAAAGCAATCGTTTTTGCTAATTAGATCCATGCAGTGATAGAGACATATGGTCAATGAATAGAACCTTCTGTCAGTGGAGAGCTTAATTGTCTGCATCTTTGATTTGCAAATAGCCATATGAATATTAGGCACTTTGTGTGATATGATAACTAAGCCTGCTTATGTTGTTATGTTTCTTTTGGATTGCATTGAATAACATGGTGCTGCAGGTGGTGACTACTCCCTTTTGAAATAAGGAACTGATCCAAGAGCTTTTGATTTGTCTTCATTAACTTGAAAGTGGTGCTGGTATTTTTATTATTCAGTGGCTCATTTAAGCTTAATTTAGTTGCATCTGTAATAAGCCTCAATTCTGTCCATTTTGCGATGAAAATAGTTGGTGCAGTTTCAATTATGTGTCTCCTGGGAATAAGAGCTTGTACATGATATGTTTATATTGAACGACCATTGGCTAACCTGGTTATTTAGTGATCCCTCTGCATTTTCTGGGGCCTCCAAACATTAAAGAGCAGCTGATGCTGTGATTGTAGTGGATGCCCTACATAGGTTGTCTTGCTGTTGTTTATAGTTCACTCAATGTGATTTTTCATAGCAGGAGTGATTAAAATGCATATGCTTGTTTCAGGATCTAGCTAATGCAGGAACCACCAAGCGGCCAACTTGCTGTGTTTTGGTGCTAACTAAACCCACAAAAGGGGAACTTGGGCAGGAGGAACAAGAGAAGCTTAAGGCGGAATATGATCAAGTCACATCAGATGTAACTGAACTTGCTAACTCCATGTTCTAGATCAAGGACTTTATTTGTATTAAATCGTCATGCACTCTAGTGTGGAGATTATGCCTGATTCTATCTCTAATTTATCACATGTTTTACCCAAGGAGAGAAGCATCTTCACTGTTGTCTTTTGTCTATATTTGTTCCTGGCATTCAGTAACTCAACAGATTTAGACCCTAGCAGAGAATTTCGCGATAGAATTTATCTTCCCGTCAAATGATGCAACCTAAAATGCTGAGGTGCATTTTCATCCAGACATTCGTATTTACAATGTTTGGAgccatgtttgaaaaaaaaatcccacAAGATTACCAATAAAAACCCAGGTCTGCTCTTACAGAGTTAAACTTGTCGAGACTCCGTGCTTTTCCAGCTGTTCAACTATCGAGCAGCTTTCGAGGCCCGCTGAAGTGCATACGTTAGCATTTAGTCTGCTGTTTACCATCTGTATCCTGCCCTTTTTAACCATAACATGATGTTGAAAATTTTAAGGATTTTATTTCCATGCTGTATCTGCTTCAGTGGTTTTAGACGTCTGCATATATTTGAAAATTCCCAggtaattttcctttttcctcaaaaagaaaaaaatccgaAATTTACTGGAAATCCTTCGCTTCTCAGGACAATAAACTAGACTCTTGAATGATTGTATCATGGAAAATCTTAGCAAGAAGCATAAAAACAAGATTGTGAAAAGGTTGAGActagaataattaaatattcttGTCAAAAGTTAAAAGCCGCGCAAGTGCATTTTTGCTTGCTATCTCTCTCTCGGTTTCAG
It includes:
- the LOC113738498 gene encoding H/ACA ribonucleoprotein complex subunit 2-like protein; this translates as MAKAEMGSDSEAEKTAQKEKDKKKLAGLAPIAKPLAGKKLCKRTLKLVRRAAEHKCLKRGVKEVVKSIRRGNKGLCVIAGNISPIDVITHVPILCEESDIPYIYVPSKEDLANAGTTKRPTCCVLVLTKPTKGELGQEEQEKLKAEYDQVTSDVTELANSMF